A genomic stretch from Setaria italica strain Yugu1 chromosome VII, Setaria_italica_v2.0, whole genome shotgun sequence includes:
- the LOC101786409 gene encoding uncharacterized protein At4g19900 — translation MAVAAQVQQAKSSMATPPASPTTTMPAARKPLHLLLLSLSLPVLLLLLSLVFLLSHTTFSLLICPLLPQPPSRRNATSTSSSSSGDSLGVSMYKTLQAFHDSTPPSRSNVTTTSSSSASLGLSMDKTVQAFHHDLGAAPPPPPPLPAAPASAVKTTSSSKKASAKRNKSLLKLLLRSTPQTRRFAARAGELFASPCTDRFFMTWLSPLVQFGRRELLVLESLFRWHRGACLLVASDTMDSAGGRDRLRPFLERGLRVAAASPDFAYLLRGTPAEAWLAAVQRGGVSPGSVPLGQNLSNLLRLALLYRYGGTYLDADVVVLRHFSGLRNAIGAQAVDEATGGWRRLNNAVMVFDRAHPLLHEFIAEFAAAFDGSKWGHNGPYLVSRVAARLRHRSPGLNLTVLPPRAFYPVHWSKIGGLFVAPKDRRGERWVKAKVENIKGESFGIHLWNRESRGLEVEEGSVIGRLISDSCLFCNSSMLVKQEWQ, via the coding sequence ATGGCTGTAGCGGCGCAGGTGCAGCAAGCCAAGAGCTCCATGGCCACTCCTCCCGcgtctccgacgacgacgatgccggcggcgcggaagccgctgcacctgctcctcctctccctctcgctccccgtcctcctcctcctgctctccctcgtcttcctcctctcgcaCACCACCTTTAGCCTCCTCATCTGCCCTCTCCTGCCGCAGCCGCCTTCACGGCGCAATGCGACGAGCaccagtagtagtagtagtggtGACAGCCTCGGTGTCTCCATGTACAAGACCTTGCAAGCGTTCCATGACTCGACGCCCCCGTCAAGGAGCAATGTGACGACCACCAGTAGTAGTAGCGCCAGCCTTGGTCTCTCCATGGACAAGACCGTGCAAGCCTTCCACCATGACTTgggggcggcgccaccgccaccgccgccgttgccggctgctcctgcttctgctgttaagaccaccagcagcagcaagaagGCGTCCGCGAAGAGGAACAAGAGCCTCCTCAAACTCCTGCTCAGGAGCACGCCGCAGACGCGGCGGttcgcggcgcgcgcgggcgagctcTTCGCGTCCCCTTGCACGGACCGCTTCTTCATGACGTGGCTCTCCCCGCTGGTGCAGTTCGGCCGCCGCGAGCTCCTCGTCCTCGAGAGCCTCTTCCGCTGGCACCGCGGCGCCTGCCTCCTGGTCGCCTCCGACACCATGGACTCCGCGGGCGGCAGGGACAGGCTGAGGCCGTTCCTCGAGCGCGGcctccgcgtcgccgccgcctcgccggacTTCGCCTACCTCCTGCGCGGCACCCCCGCCGAGGCGTGGCTCGCCGCGGTGCAGCGCGGCGGCGTCAGCCCCGGGAGCGTCCCGCTCGGGCAGAACCTCTCcaacctcctccgcctcgcgctGCTCTACCGGTACGGCGGCACCTacctcgacgccgacgtcgTCGTCCTCAGGCACTTCTCCGGCCTCCGCAACGCCATCGGAGCGCAGGCCGTCGACGAGGCCACGGGCGGCTGGAGGCGACTGAACAACGCCGTGATGGTGTTCGACAGGGCGCACCCACTGCTGCACGAGTTCATCGCCGAGTTCGCCGCCGCGTTCGACGGGAGCAAGTGGGGGCACAACGGGCCATACCTGGTGTCCCGGGTGGCGGCGAGGCTGCGCCACCGGAGCCCCGGGCTCAACCTGACGGTGCTGCCGCCGCGGGCATTCTACCCCGTGCACTGGAGCAAGATCGGCGGTCTGTTCGTTGCGCCCAAGGATAGGAGAGGCGAGAGGTGGGTGAAGGCCAAGGTGGAGAACATCAAAGGCGAGAGCTTCGGCATCCACCTATGGAACAGGGAGAGCAGGGGGCTCGAAGTGGAAGAGGGGAGTGTCATTGGCAGGTTGATTTCAGACAGCTGCCTGTTCTGCAATTCTTCCATGCTTGTAAAGCAAGAATGGCAATAG
- the LOC101785590 gene encoding probable polyol transporter 4 isoform X2: protein MADASAAANGGRNKYAVLDRSEEQERELDVRRRPPVPESERRRRERFVYTCAVFASLNAILLGYDVGVMSGCIIYIQKDLHITEFQQEILVGCLSVVSLLGSLSGGRTSDAIGRKWTMGLGAIVFQIGAVIMTFAPSFTVLMIGRLLAGVGIGFGAMVSGVYIAEISPAGARGTLTSLPEICINFGILLGYVSNYAFSGLSEHINWRVMLGVGILPSVFIGFALFVIPESPRWLMMEKRVSEARAVLLQISESEAEVEERLSEIEEAAGLMKSMKSEEKEVWRELLNPSPAVRRMLYAGCGIQLFQQITGIDATVYYSPTIFKDAGIKSDQELLAATVAVGFTKTVFILVAIFLIDKVGRKPLLYVSTIGMTACLFLLGVALTLQKHAMGLMSPRVGIDLAIFAVCGNVAFFSIGMGPICWVLSSEVFPLRLRAQGSALGQVGGRVSSGLVSMSFLSMARAISVAGMFFVFAAISSISVLFVYFCVPETKGKTLEQIEMMFESGDEWRGGEIELEDTQHLIPSDKKSVPLG from the exons ATGGCGGAtgccagcgcggcggcgaaTGGCGGCAGGAACAAGTACGCGGTTCTTGATCGGAGCGAGGAGCAGGAGCGGGAGCTGGACGTCCGGAGGAGGCCGCCGGTGCCcgagagcgagaggaggagaagggagcgGTTCGTGTACACCTGCGCGGTCTTCGCCTCGCTCAACGCCATCCTCCTCGGCTACG ATGTTGGTGTCATGAGTGGCTGCATCATCTACATACAGAAAGATCTCCACATAACCGAGTTTCAGCAAGAAATCCTAGTAGGCTGTCTGAGCGTGGTCTCACTCTTGGGAAGCCTATCAGGTGGACGAACATCTGATGCAATTGGCAGGAAATGGACAATGGGCCTTGGTGCAATTGTGTTCCAGATAGGCGCAGTCATCATGACATTTGCTCCATCATTCACTGTGCTTATGATTGGGAGGCTACTAGCTGGAGTGGGCATTGGCTTTGGTGCCATGGTATCTGGAGTGTACATTGCCGAAATCTCCCCAGCTGGTGCCCGTGGGACTCTCACATCCCTTCCTGAGATATGCATCAACTTTGGGATCCTCCTAGGCTATGTTTCCAATTATGCCTTTTCAGGCCTTTCTGAGCACATCAATTGGAGGGTTATGCTCGGCGTCGGTATCCTTCCATCTGTCTTCATTGGTTTTGCACTTTTCGTGATCCCAGAGTCCCCTAGGTGGTTGATGATGGAGAAGAGAGTTTCAGAAGCAAGAGCAGTGCTGCTACAGATAAGTGAGTCTGAAGCTGAAGTTGAAGAACGGCTGTCTGAGATCGAGGAAGCTGCAGGTCTTATGAAATCGATGAAATCTGAGGAGAAGGAAGTGTGGAGAGAGCTTCTGAACCCTTCTCCCGCCGTTCGTCGGATGCTGTATGCTGGCTGTGGTATTCAATTGTTCCAACAAATTACTGGGATTGATGCTACTGTCTATTACAGCCCAACAATTTTCAAGGATGCTGGGATCAAGTCTGATCAGGAGCTTCTTGCTGCGACTGTTGCTGTGGGTTTCACCAAGACAGTGTTCATCTTGGTTGCAATTTTCCTCATTGATAAAGTTGGAAGGAAGCCACTTCTTTATGTCAGCACCATTGGCATGACTGCATGCTTGTTTCTCTTGGGGGTGGCACTTACATTGCAAAAGCATGCCATGGGGCTTATGTCTCCACGTGTTGGGATCGATCTAGCAATTTTTGCAGTTTGTGGGAATGTTGCATTCTTTTCAATTGGCATGGGACCAATATGTTGGGTCTTGTCATCAGAGGTATTTCCTTTAAGATTACGAGCTCAAGGATCAGCACTTGGTCAAGTAGGCGGTAGAGTGAGCAGTGGTTTGGTTTCCATGTCATTCCTTTCTATGGCCCGTGCTATATCTGTGGCAGGAATGTTCTTCGTCTTCGCTGCAATATCAAGTATCTCTGTACTGTTTGTGTACTTTTGTGTGCCAGAGACAAAAGGGAAAACACTGGAGCAGATTGAAATGATGTTTGAAAGTGGGGACGAATGGAGAGGAGGTGAAATTGAGCTTGAGGATACACAGCATTTAATACCGAGTGATAAGAAGTCTGTACCTCTTGGTTGA